In Mercenaria mercenaria strain notata chromosome 15, MADL_Memer_1, whole genome shotgun sequence, a single genomic region encodes these proteins:
- the LOC128548843 gene encoding uncharacterized protein LOC128548843 isoform X2 translates to MGLCCSKPRKMGYIERLVQCEEWKQAKLAEKYKVRPPVNQHLWTEELLAIVRNDTDITDSLAVDESLPTTQKGEMSICTPEKDNQRAEPLVLDESTSTVAMFWSS, encoded by the exons ATGGGCCTTTGTTGTTCTAAACCTAGGAAGATGGGGTATATCGAACGTCTCGTTCAATGTGAAGAGTGGAAGCAAGCAAAATTAGCCGAGAAATACAAAGTTCGTCCGCCAGTAAATCAACACCTCTGGACAGAAGAATTGTTAGCGATTGTAAGGAACGATACAGATATCACGGATTCTCTTGCTGTAGATGAATCTCTTCCTACAACCCAAAAAGGGGAAATGTCTATATGCACACCCGAAAAAG ACAATCAGAGAGCAGAGCCACTCGTGCTTGATGAATCTACCAGCACGGTTGCTATGTTCTGGTCTTCGTAG
- the LOC128548843 gene encoding uncharacterized protein LOC128548843 isoform X1 produces MGLCCSKPRKMGYIERLVQCEEWKQAKLAEKYKVRPPVNQHLWTEELLAIVRNDTDITDSLAVDESLPTTQKGEMSICTPEKEDNQRAEPLVLDESTSTVAMFWSS; encoded by the exons ATGGGCCTTTGTTGTTCTAAACCTAGGAAGATGGGGTATATCGAACGTCTCGTTCAATGTGAAGAGTGGAAGCAAGCAAAATTAGCCGAGAAATACAAAGTTCGTCCGCCAGTAAATCAACACCTCTGGACAGAAGAATTGTTAGCGATTGTAAGGAACGATACAGATATCACGGATTCTCTTGCTGTAGATGAATCTCTTCCTACAACCCAAAAAGGGGAAATGTCTATATGCACACCCGAAAAAG aAGACAATCAGAGAGCAGAGCCACTCGTGCTTGATGAATCTACCAGCACGGTTGCTATGTTCTGGTCTTCGTAG
- the LOC123561920 gene encoding uncharacterized protein LOC123561920, whose product MGLCCSKPRKMGYIERLVQYEEWKQAKLAEKYKVRPSVNQHLWTEELLEIVRNNTNIMDSLAVDESLPTTQEGEMSICTPEKEDNQKAEPLVLDESTSTVAMFWSS is encoded by the exons ATGGGCCTTTGTTGTAGTAAACCTAGGAAGATGGGGTATATCGAACGTCTCGTTCAATATGAAGAGTGGAAGCAAGCAAAATTAGCCGAGAAATACAAAGTTCGTCCGTCAGTAAATCAACACCTCTGGACAGAAGAATTGTTAGAGATTGTAAGGAACAATACAAATATCATGGATTCTCTTGCTGTAGATGAATCTCTTCCTACGACCCAAGAAGGGGAAATGTCTATATGCACACCCGAAAAGG AAGACAATCAGAAAGCAGAACCACTCGTGCTTGATGAATCTACCAGCACGGTTGCTATGTTCTGGTCTTCGTAG